Below is a window of Maylandia zebra isolate NMK-2024a linkage group LG19, Mzebra_GT3a, whole genome shotgun sequence DNA.
ttattgcacTAAAATTCAGATAAATCTGATAAGGGTTAACTGAAATTCTGGTTTAAGGAAGTTAAAATGGTGATGTAGAGATCAGCTGATATTCTCTAGCTTGCATCCACGACAAGTTTCATGACCGTGcatatatgaataaatatatcCTAGTTACTGTAATCTTAGCACATCTGTTAAACCCAATTTCAGCCATATTATTAATTGTAAGTGAAACTATAAAAAAAGGTTTACTTtgcacatttttgtgttttgattacGAAGAATATTAATGTGCATCTCTTTATTCACcttttttattgctttaattTTTGTTAAATGTGGTTGTTCCCTGTGCAGTAACTAACACACGTACACATGCACTGTGAAGTGGGCTGTAGAGGAAAATAATAGAGCCTGTCTTTTGGTCCACTCAGAAGAATAGCTGTCCTTATCTTCTTCCAAGACACTCTAAATGGTGGTGGGGGAACAGTTCATTGTTTAGTTCTGTTTATTTATAGATGAGTTTAAAGGAGGAATAGTGAGAGGATTGTTTACATTGTTGTCACAATCGGTGGTGAGCAGTGACAGTTCAATTACTTTACTTATTTTTACTGTGGTTTCACTCCCTGGATGAAGAACAAGTTGCGCTCATGTTAAGAGGAGTGTTCAGCTGTTAATGTTACAAAATATGTTGCTTTAATAATTAAATGCTAGGGTGCTTTTCcacaaatttttttatttatttatttttatttatttatttttccccatGTTGTCACTAAATCACATTTTTCTATTCCATTTAGAGCAATGCCTATACGGCCATGTCGGACTCGTACATGCCCAGCTACTACAGCCCCTCCATAGGATTTTCCTACTCCCTGAATGAGGCAGCATGGTCCACAGGTGGGGATCCTCCTATGCCTTACCTGGCCTCCTATGGACAGCTGAGCAATGGGGAACCCCACTACCTCCCGGACGCTATGTTTGGCCAACCAGGCCCCCTGGGGAGCAACCCATTTCTAGGTCAGCATGGCTTCAACTTTTTCCCCAGTGGCATCGACTTCTCAGCATGGGGTAACAACAGCTCTCAGGGACAGTCGGGGACACCGCAGAGCTCTGGCTACAGCAGCAGCTACGCCTATGCTCCCAGCTCACTTGGAGGTGCCATGATTGATGGACAGTCCCCATTTGCACCTGCTGCCAACGAGCCCCTTAACAAGGCACCTGGTATGAACAGCCTGGACCAGGGCATGGCGGGACTTAAGATAGGTGGTGCTGCTCCTGGTGGTACCGGGGACTTGGCGCCTAAAGTAGTTGGCTCTGGATTACCCGGTGGGGGTCCACTAGGCCCTGTATCATCTGTTGGACCTCCCAGCATGCCTCCTGTCTCAATTGCCCCTGCCAAGCCTGCCTCTTGGGCTGATATTGCCAGCAAACCAGCCAAACCCCAGCCCAAGCTTAAAACTAAGGGTGGCATGGCTGGTGCTAATTTGCCTCCTCCGCCCATTAAACACAACATGGACATTGGCACTTGGGACAACAAGGGCACAATGCCTAAAGCCACCACTCCTCAGCAGGTGCCCCCTATTCCCAGCAACGGGCAGCCGCCCAATCAGGCTTCCCCGCAGCCTGGAAGTACTGCTGTGGGGAATCCACAAATGCCCCTGAGCAATGGACAACTGGTTCCACCTGTTTCCCAGATGGGTCAGCATCAGCTTCCACCCACTGGGCAGCCAGGTATGGGTCAGATGCCCCAGCCTCCTCTCTCCCAGGGTGGTCCTCCTCCACCAagccaacagcaacaacaatctCAACCTACCCGCTGGGTCCCACCACGGAATAGGGCCAATGGATTTGGGGATACGAGTGGGAGTGGTACAGGCCAGTCACCTCCCTCTTCTTCAGGAGTGGGTGTGGTTCCAGGGGTCCCTTCGGAGCCTCACCCAGTTTTAGAGAAGTTGCGTATGGTCAACAACTATAACCCGAAGGACTTTGACTGGAATCCCAAGCAGGGCAGGGTGTTTATCATCAAGAGCTACTCCGAGGATGACATCCACCGCTCCATCAAGTATAACATCTGGTGCAGCACGGAGCATGGCAACAAGAGGCTTGATGCAGCTTACCGTTCACTGGGTGGTAAAGGACCACTTTATCTTCTGTTCAGTGTCAATGGGAGCGGTCACTTCTGTGGTGTAGCAGAAATGCGCTCACCCGTGGACTACAACACGTCTGCTGGCGTGTGGTCGCAGGACAAGTGGAAGGGTCGTTTTGATGTGCGCTGGATCTTTGTTAAGGACGTTCCCAACAGTCAACTGAGGCACATTCGACTGGAGAACAACGAAAATAAGCCAGTGACCAACTCTCGGGACACACAGGAGGTGCCACTGGACAAGGCCAGGCAGGTGCTAAAGATCATCGCTGGATATAAACACACCACTTCCATCTTCGATGACTTTTCTCACTACGAGAAGCGTCAGGAAGAAGAAGAGTGTGTGAAAAAGGTAACAAAGTCACTGTTGAATAAAGTGAATGACAtaacaaatgaatgaaaaacaagtGTGATCTTCAAAAAAGGTGGAGTGTTTGAAgcctgtgtatgtgtttgtacaACATTGATGTTATGCATTACAAAGAAACGGTACAATACAACCCTTTACAGATGGGCTGAGAGCTGATTTTCATGTGCTTATATGGATTAGAACAATTtgtcatctttttttcctttagctTTTATGTTCTACCTGTTAACAGTCACATGTAATGTTCTACTTTAAGAGTGGACAGCAAGAGAAAACATTTACAAAGATAAAATGGATAACATGCATGGTGTTTAGTTGTGTAATTATAGCAACTTTATCAGTGTTATCTTGTTCACAGCTGAAGCTGCTGTGCTGCTAAAACTATGAGAGATGTGGTCCCCTTTACTGCTTTATGATATTGATAATCTCTTTAGCTTATTTGAGCATGAAGGTAGCGGagcaaaaatggaaaaatgtcaAACCGAAAAGGGAAATTTGTTAAGTTTATACTGGGATCGTTcaatggtttttgttttttttctagggtttctttctttttcaagcaagcggtgtgttttgttttttttgttttttcgtgttttactctttttcttttttcttttttgactaCAGATACATTGATCAGTTAGTCTTGATGCCAAAATAGAGACCTTGTCTTTAGTCAGTTACTAAATCCAATACCTGCGTTACTTTAATAAGCTCTGTTACGAAGAGCACCAGATATGACATAACATTGCTTTTCTAGCTAActgaaatgaaaagtaaaatgtATCGATTAAAATTTACTTAGTTGTCCGTTATTAGAAGGATAAATGTCAATGGGACCTCTGCCCTCTCCCACTAAAACTCAAAAGGGGGTCAAATAAAAAGGTGGGGAGGAGGGAAGTGAGTGCTTAAAGTATTTGTATGCTTTCATGTCCGTCAGATGAGACatgtgttttgtcatttttaatcgTAATTATTTTGCCTCCCCTGTTAGTTTCTCTTCCCGTGAGCCCATCCTCACACATGGAGTTGAGAAAACGGGTGAAGGAAAATGTTACTCACTTTGGGTACAACTCATGCCACTTTCCTATTGTCAACTCATTTGACCAGTGTCAGCTGGATCACAGCTAAGCCACAGACTGGTGCAAGCACACAAAACTTGTTGGTGTAGTAAGCAAGAAATGACTCCATACTGCCAGCCCTTATTTCATCTTAATTGTGCGTTTCCTCTTTGGCAAATGGATTACATCCAAAATATGGGCGTATCAAGGTGGAGACAGTATTTAAATTTACATAAGCATACTCTGTATTGGAAATTACACCCACCCGTCTCCAAATGCTTGTTGATTTTCTATTTGTTGGGCAAATCTAGGGACAGTTGTTTTATTCAGTGTCATCTTTAAGTTTGCCTTCAATGAActatactgaaccccaagtgtGTGTGACACAAGGGTGGGGATTGTTGCTTTTGGGATTCTCCATCAGTTGGCTGGTGAGTGGATTATTCAGACAGAGCATATCAGAAGAATAATGAATGGCGAAAAGGCAAGCGGATACTGGTAACAAAGATCCACAATGCTTAACATCTGTCATCATTGTTGGGCCACAAAGCACCCACGTAGCAGTGTTGAGCTGGAACCTAATTTAAATTAGCctcttaattattttttaatggtgTGCACTTGCATTATATAGATGCATCTATTGACatgattttgcattttatttttcagaactGCTGTGATTGGAAAAACACATGTAGCTTGCTAAAAACCCAAATGCGCTGCCTGGAGGTTACCACTTAGTATCTATGAGCTTGGatagatttaaatataactaaaataacaagagggggaaaaaagcaaaaacttaTATTTTTCATGAATATCTTTGTCTACACAATGTTTATGCTCAAATACGTAAGCTCGACTATTGGTGGAGGTGAATTTGCAGTATGtagtttaaattaaattttattggGTATTTTGGCTTTCTCCTTCCTCGCTTGATGGCAAGACATCTGTTCAAAAATGAATTGAGAGCATAACTGCTCTTTTGTGGTCTCTGTAAGAAAGGGAAAACCTTTTAAATTTTATCCCAGGTGTTCGAAGtcttaaaaacagcattttaacCTGTGGTGATTTGTTCATTTTGAGTTATGTTTACACCCAGACTTGAAACTGAGCCACTTAATTGAGGACAGTAAACCTGAATTAATTGcttactgaaaaataaaaaatgataaaTGGACACTTGAAGAAGATTCATCTAGGGTACATTGTCTTATATATGTCAGTTTGAGATGGACAACATTTGGTTTTATCTATTTTAATATCTGTTATCTGTATATAGAGTTATTGATATTTAGCTGTTGAGCTAGGCCACTCAGAATCTGCTCTGTTTCTAAGTAATCCTTTGGGCCAAATTACTGAATGATCTTACTACAAAGACCTGGCTCTTTCAATCTGAAGTGCTTCAGTTGTGCtcagtttttgcttcttttgtgaCAGGTGGAGGTCCAAGGCAGTGAGCCATATCCCAGCAACCCAAACAACAGAAGTCATTACAGGCTTCaggtaactgtattctgaataaatTTAGCCTGTTTTCATACTTTGAGTCTGTGCCACTTGGATATTTTTCACATACATTACGTAGTTGATATTTTGGTACCTGTAACGCTGCTAAGTTATCGAGCTTTTCCTCCTTAAAACCCACAGCTGTTTAGGTTGTCGTTTGCAAACAAGAGCCGTGGTTTTATGAAACTATTAAAATGTGTATTAAGTGGATGCCCACATTTAACAAGAGAAACTGGAAGGATCTATTGCAATGTGCCTATATTTTGTATGATGTAATTTCTGCTTTGTGTGTAACACGCTGTCCTTTCATGTTCTAGGAGCGCCAAGGACGAGTCAAGTAACAGTTGGTGCTTTGGTCAAAGACTGCAATGGCCCCCTTAAAGCCCTCTACCCCATTACGTCATTACATCCAGATCTCTTAAAGAAATTCTAATAGGGGTGAAGAATTAACAAAGGACAGAAACTAAATGAAGACTTTGATTTCTTTTGACTTTAAAGACTTACTTTGAACTTGtagtaaaaagaaaaggaaacaattATTCATAGGACTACAACTAAATGCATAGCATCcttaggtgatttttttttttttgccctccCCCATTCCACTACATATGCTTTCTCCCCTTgtatgctgctttttttcctttttgaaatgaatggatcagcttgttgttttttttttcttttttttctttttcttttttttaaatggtccaAGAGCAGGTCTGTAattctcacacaaacacacaaatcaaaTAGAAATTGTAGTGTTGACTAATAATAGTGTCCCAAAGTGGAAAAATGGGCTGTTTGTCTCATTTTCTTTGTaaccccaccaccaccccacCCCAATCTGTCTTTTGAGGATGCTCAAATGTTCAACCGGGACCCAGCAGAGTTTCCTCCTTGGTGGATTTTCATCGTAGGCGTATGCCAGCTACACTCACTCCAGAATCTCTCTACACGCTTaccatgtttttgtttgagaGGACTGCAAATGTTCAGAAGgcccttcattttgttttcccaGTGTGTTGGATGGAGTGTGTGGGGTGGTAGGGTAGGGAGGATCTAGAAGGGGATGGAAGAGGTTTAAGAGTTCGAAAGTAAAAGAAATGTTAAGTTGATAAAACCTTGCCCACTGTATAATTTTTAAGGTCTTAAAAAAAGGGGCCCTCTGACAGTCTTTGGACCTaatttacccccccccccccccccttttttttttttttttcccttctttctaTTGGACAAGTTGATTCGTTGTTGCTATgggctgctttttgtttctctcCTTCCTCCGTTTTCTAAAGACAGTGATGCGAGTGGTCTTGACCCACTCTTTCTATTAATCAGTTCAAAAGTAATAAATGTGGTATATTAAGCAGAACGGTGTGCATTCCCCTTGTTTGGAAAGCAGTTTTGTCATGCAGcatgtctgtgtgggttttcttttttttttttttttttttttgttttgttttgttgattaTTTTCCCCTCCCCTCTCATATGGGTATCTGAATGTTTCTTCCTGCCATTCTTCATCCtccaacaccccccccccccccccccccccctctgtgcTGCCCTGCATTTCTTACCTCTACTTTCCAAACCCGCCTTTGTGCTACACACTCCCGGATTCCCGTTTCTGCTCAGCCAACCATACATACTATATCACAATCAGCTTCGACCATTTTCAGAATGTCATTGTTGGTGAGTAAAAAGCGCAAGGTCCTCTTTCAGAACTACTGGCTTTTATTTGTGGCATAATAAAGATGCTCCACGAAGTCATGTGTGGTTTCTCATTGGGCTTTGCTTCCCCCCCCTTTAGTACCTAGGTTGTTTATACAGACTTGTCTGTGTGCATTGTCTTTGTGCTGATAGCAGGCAGGAATGCCATTTGGGATGCACAGTAAgattgtttttagtgttttgtttcatcTGTCGCTGGGCCAGACACCACTTGTATGGTCTACTGGCATAAAAGACTGCAGGTGTACAGTGCGCAACACATGATTTGCAGCTCATTGTAAAATGAGCCTGATCGTCTTTAGTTTCCGATTCTACGCACTCAAAGGGAGCAAAGAACCGGAAAAACTGGTTCCTCTTACCTTTTG
It encodes the following:
- the ythdf2 gene encoding YTH domain-containing family protein 2; this encodes MSASSLLEQRPKGQANKVQNGAVTQKDTLNDDEFEPYLNTQARQSNAYTAMSDSYMPSYYSPSIGFSYSLNEAAWSTGGDPPMPYLASYGQLSNGEPHYLPDAMFGQPGPLGSNPFLGQHGFNFFPSGIDFSAWGNNSSQGQSGTPQSSGYSSSYAYAPSSLGGAMIDGQSPFAPAANEPLNKAPGMNSLDQGMAGLKIGGAAPGGTGDLAPKVVGSGLPGGGPLGPVSSVGPPSMPPVSIAPAKPASWADIASKPAKPQPKLKTKGGMAGANLPPPPIKHNMDIGTWDNKGTMPKATTPQQVPPIPSNGQPPNQASPQPGSTAVGNPQMPLSNGQLVPPVSQMGQHQLPPTGQPGMGQMPQPPLSQGGPPPPSQQQQQSQPTRWVPPRNRANGFGDTSGSGTGQSPPSSSGVGVVPGVPSEPHPVLEKLRMVNNYNPKDFDWNPKQGRVFIIKSYSEDDIHRSIKYNIWCSTEHGNKRLDAAYRSLGGKGPLYLLFSVNGSGHFCGVAEMRSPVDYNTSAGVWSQDKWKGRFDVRWIFVKDVPNSQLRHIRLENNENKPVTNSRDTQEVPLDKARQVLKIIAGYKHTTSIFDDFSHYEKRQEEEECVKKVEVQGSEPYPSNPNNRSHYRLQERQGRVK